From a region of the Calliphora vicina chromosome 4, idCalVici1.1, whole genome shotgun sequence genome:
- the Hs3st-B gene encoding heparan sulfate glucosamine 3-O-sulfotransferase 6 → MFVNWFNNLSNRSLVITILICISLIYVSYTFNSCLITSLGRTLKNNPFRNLFASSPLLTQNASVTNAPLKNDTNSTKTNTGLYGVPFDSISNKSSPPILDGSPKYRLLRQQGSRPSRHLPDTLIIGVKKSGTRALLEFIRLHPDVRAAGCEVHFFDRHYQKGLHWYRHHMPYTIEGQITMEKTPSYFVTKEVPLRVHHMNANTKLLVVVRDPVTRAISDYTQAASKKTDMKRFEELAFVNGSYAVVDTNWGPVKIGVYARYLEKWLQFFQLSQLLFISGERLIMDPAYEIGRVQDFLGLKRVVTEKHFYFNATKGFPCLFKSEARSTPHCLGKTKGRNHPHIETVAIERLRDFYRPFNNKFYEMTGINFAWP, encoded by the exons atgtttgttaattgGTTCAATAACTTAAGTAATCGTAGCCTAGTGATTACCATATTGATTTGCATATCCTTGATATACGTATCGTACACATTTAATTCATGTCTAATAACCAGTCTTGGACGCACCTTAAAGAAT AATCCATTTAGAAATCTTTTTGCCTCATCTCCATTGTTAACGCAAAATGCAAGTGTAACAAATGCGCCTTTAAAAAATGACACAAATTCAACAAAGACAAATACCGGGTTGTATGGAGTACCCTTTGATTCTATTTCGAATAAATCATCGCCGCCCATTCTGGATGGTTCACCAAAGTATCGACTTTTACGCCAACAAGGTTCTAGACCATCGCGCCATTTACCAGACACTTTAATAATAGGCGTTAAAAAGTCCGGGACTCGAGCTCTCCTGGAGTTTATTCGGCTGCATCCTGATGTTCGAGCAGCTGGCTGTGAGGTGCATTTCTTTGATCGTCACTATCAAAAGGGGTTGCATTGGTATCGCCATCACATGCCGTATACGATCGAAGGCCAAATAACAATGGAGAAAACGCCGAGCTATTTTGTTACCAAAGAAGTGCCCTTAAGAGTCCATCATATGAATGCAAACACTAA acTTCTGGTTGTCGTTCGTGATCCCGTTACCCGAGCCATATCCGACTATACACAAGCTGCAAGTAAGAAAACTGATATGAAACGTTTTGAAGAACTGGCATTTGTTAATGGAAGTTACGCGGTAGTCGATACGAACTGGGGGCCTGTGAAAATTGGAGTCTATGCCCGATATCTAGAGAAATGGTTACAGTTCTTTCAGCTCTCGCAACTACTCTTCATTAGCGGCGAACGATTGATTATGGATCCTGCCTACGAAATAGGAAGAGTCCAAGACTTCTTGGGATTGAAAAGAGTTGTGAccgaaaaacatttttattttaacgcCACTAAAGGATTTCCGTGCTTATTCAAATCAGAAGCACGTTCAACACCACATTGTTTGGGCAAAACTAAAGGCCGCAATCATCCTCACATTGAAACAGTGGCAATTGAAAGACTGCGTGATTTTTATAGAccgtttaataataaattttatgaaatgacTGGTATAAATTTTGCTTGGCCCTAG
- the rictor gene encoding rapamycin-insensitive companion of mTOR translates to MASSSWRYGKRNKYRAKVSQDSEDYYRLDPKKSAAENCFDIYTALCCRDTRDTKRLFLLNGLATLCQQQEQLNKKLIFSARGATHLTGSSTISAATLTSVAVSRNSLGFSTEELLYCLSASLIHTFTQVRAAALRTIRYVLTTMKDVKVFNSMQLPHLLCRSIDLMLKNDDERVQALKLIRKMLAISAENISPVLVRCLVSLADTGIEESDNLLRACLATLCEFAVLNPTLLICCGGVTSITRNVLECHNPRIAESLSGVLLYLLEWPQTRNISGVRLDCLAAPYCDFTYRLGIMDKNKDARELRYTSCRLALLSVLRSWTGTIEFCDPSKPSGLKAIVDALYLNQIEVRKAILELLYELLGLPQPIWTEDYVVALQAVDPSDFQDNWLLSNGFVAAEGRSILPSLAARTPNICEQHLALQLYCFLETGLVNALVEVIVSSETAVSVAATVLIGKILHLMHTHLPADICSTSPALPTLISHATQGNQRASAAISALQCYQKMLRNRPASSSLFLDSIIQEGSLIHTRLFRREINALPFPSSLQSPTSTQANTGVAPLQPMGGTLERTRLDSVSSSDESNSQSSSTRRSSFRLKCKFLPFLENIKVNRLIKDSNVLTTKDGSGWDWEVVSTIIRCNLIRKLEEPSLQFLKNLIGYFKPSYNHFSHQELVHGKSLPVYVKVGLDFIDWLLAISPFESIRLLTDFFTDVATQLLAVTTSNRAHDCLFSPQHMNNTMCQQYFLFIGRMCRSQKGISILTNTAVFEHLINLVRNTVHVCYVKLIVSGLDYTLDSVTRKVLENALTSAKTRSGRLYATQFLVVLLRSRIPNFEVWGIPLIIQQTKDPDRSVVLAAMDVLEEACHEKYYLEEIVSLWPNLKSLGDIGRILMARYYSLSRGLNQPKARIKEEIEYWKNGYNKRYVLLVEADTHSSLTLHIRNEDGYYSRRNCNTRPIIIPPNMPAHLYGQMVQTTQGTTALRKFGDLPQLMDIVCRGKCSDESECLELKAAIWAVAHASTHSNGIEFFLESGTRIYDKFVFLATKCEVYSIRATCYNSLGLIGSTNAGANVLFKLNWLSVRHDRNTLWPVHQPEDWMLGNYTPVRHHYEDMPPYNYTGLDDQIDGSYYTGSYWNLLLSSTSTNRDAVGAASASSEAQDANTTTDSIKTSGEEVSGDNGSQPNKFSSPRTKLEKTSSSKQVGSASIGVGGTSVSGSVSASGSVNVLPASIKSKTLPEGSYLRHGKHQRSLSESKTTDVISLLSSTGTGIVPASSAGFHHTHRTRYNSCTDSNTSGVSSCESVTGRAAAMGEFQQFPLSPIPSMSNLLEIPLGQSSLLRRTSLVGTSYLQNAISPVDIKGYAQLRSLRRHCRPVLSESAAELYDIVDRMELLSFASFRPRKSSFGDSQRKIKVRSLDRQTSLRMYAHLDTEELQVPLPSLNAPKFLSQNDLKGPSYSGISLPKNLLDMFPTRNLSRTYVSQDIQDQDLMDVNLLTSKQQYLNDSLNNEGGDESSVISSISDVSSVSKRTKWIGAKHGRSNCLHCCRLRKSQRSQNQSRLDGGAGDMSSSTTLCEMYTNASAALVAAGIQATVALARKGGGTNTAGGSSGVSSNKLPLHQHHHQQQFSNTSSIMLSELQIHSPESILSEESLPDKLMANILYNVQRLANPVSAKQSKMALLELKQKHPASFQDICLYSEVCRTLGRSSYRMNARRFLQELFLDLDFDTFYNEPLEIINKKERESFKSSDNKERTIGPDKLSLLKERMKRDLNSPGNRLDNSSVDSRSESIQSATTGSNNVIVIGSQTIKTHIKSQPLASVYEASCENLLLDPSPRLKNSSISGKSINSKQNCKNFTIAPPPAAPPPLQEYNTELRITSDDDDEDENDNVEEDELSGNSSHFRSSQRQKQQISDEIDGTVVCSSSSVNSLNPASSSNITHPIHSTTAFFSQNNYLQSGGGVSTPISSSNCSDQTTTSNRSSICTISHHPLNTNTNNSNRHKSTPLTSPSLSKTIENENTKFRRGRFYTLELDLSCTKNKFPITDRTKANISSPFAHKSATEKTPTEQTPATLLNTTSPSKTITTNASLLRQHSLGSDSSSNYKLPISRLSYTAGVTPLPTSTTLTNTISTSSDSNNPKYLITKSLAASLAQPFGTLYCEKRLQSSKSEAVLMQNPSLSTFASGILPSTSTTSTVYGNIGSRETNPLCAAVSKTSTISRSSSSHEGEKQQKQS, encoded by the exons CTTGAGCGCATCtctcatacatacatttacGCAAGTTCGAGCTGCAGCTTTACGTACAATTCGTTATGTTTTGACCACAATGAAGGACGTCAAAGTATTTAATTCAATGCAATTGCCACACCTGCTATGCCGATCTATCGATTTAATGCTTAAGAATGATGACGAGCGGGTGCAAGCATTGAAATTG ATACGAAAAATGCTTGCAATATCAGCAGAAAATATCAGCCCAGTTTTGGTACGTTGCTTGGTGTCCCTGGCGGACACTGGCATTGAGGAAAGTGATAATTTGTTAAGAGCTTGTTTGGCAACGCTCTGCGAGTTTGCTGTATTAAATCCAACATTACTTATATGCTGTGGCGGAGTTACGTCAATAACACGTAACGTGTTGGAGTGCCATAATCCACGAATCGCAGAGAGTTTAAGTGGTGTACTATTGTATTTGCTGGAGTGGCCTCAAACTCGCAATATATCAGGTGTACGCTTGGATTGTTTGGCAGCTCCCTATTGCGACTTTACATATCGTTTAGGGATTATGGATAAAAATAA aGATGCGCGAGAGTTACGTTATACAAGTTGCCGGCTAGCATTGTTGTCTGTTCTACGCAGCTGGACTGGGACCATTGAATTCTGTGATCCAAGTAAACCATCTGGTTTAAAAGCAATAGTTGACGctttatatttaaatcaaatagaAGTTAGA AAAGCAATTCTTGAATTGCTATATGAACTGTTAGGTCTTCCACAACCAATATGGACTGAAGATTATGTCGTGGCTTTGCAGGCGGTTGATCCGTCTGATTTCCAAGATAACTGGCTTTTGAGTAATGGATTCGTGGCCGCTGAGGGTCGCAGCATTTTACCAAGTTTAGCTGCCCGAACGCCAAATATATGTGAACAACATTTAGCTTTACAGTTGTACTGCTTTCTTGAGACTGGTCTTGTCAATGCTCTAGTAGAGGTTATTGTTTCAAGCGAAACTGCAGTATCCGTTGCCGCCACCGTTCTAATTGGAAAAATACTCCATTTAATGCACACACATCTTCCAGCCGATATCTGTAGTACTAGCCCCGCATTGCCGACTTTAATATCACACGCAACCCAAGGAAATCAACGAGCAAGTGCAGCTATATCAGCATTGCAATGCTACCAAAAGATGCTAAGAAATCGACCGGCTTCAAGTAGTTTATTTTTAGATAGTATTATTCAGGAAGGCT cTCTTATACACACTAGACTTTTTAGACGAGAAATCAATGCCTTACCTTTTCCGTCCAGCTTGCAATCGCCAACGTCAACACAAGCTAACACTGGCGTAGCACCGTTACAGCCAATGGGCGGTACATTAGAGAGGACACGCCTTGATTCTGTATCTTCGAGTGACGAGTCAAATTCTCAATCTTCATCAACGAGAAGATCAAGTTTCCGTTTGAAATGTAAATTTCTTCCATTTCTGGAAAACATCAAAGTTAATCGTTTAATTAAAGACTCGAATGTTTTAACAACTAAAGACGGCTCTGGTTGGGATTGGGAAGTTGTATCTACTATAATAAGG TGTAACTTGATACGAAAATTGGAAGAGCCGAGTTTACAGTTCCTTAAAAATCTTATCGGTTATTTCAAACCCAGCTACAATCATTTTTCTCACCAGGAACTAGTGCATGGTAAATCTTTACCAGTTTACGTAAAAGTTGGTTTAGATTTTATCGACTGGTTGCTGGCTATCAGTCCCTTTGAAAGCATTCGTTTATTGACTGATTTTTTTACGGATGTGGCCACTCAGTTGTTGGCTGTAACCACATCGAATCGTGCTCACGATTGTCTATTCAGTCCCCAACATATGAACAACACTATGTGtcaacagtattttttatttattggacGTATGTGTCGTTCCCAGAAGGGCATCAGTATTTTAACAAATACAGCTGTATTCGAACA TCTTATTAATCTGGTTCGGAATACAGTGCACGTGTGCTATGTAAAGTTAATAGTTTCCGGTTTGGATTACACATTGGACTCGGTCACACGCAAGGTATTGGAAAATGCTTTAACTTCTGCGAAAACCCGAAGTGGTCGTCTATATGCTACTCAATTTTTAGTAGTTTTATTACGTTCGCGCATACCAAACTTCGAAGTTTGGGGTATACCATTGATTATACAACAAACGAAAGATCCTGATCGTAGTGTTGTGCTAGCAGCAATGGATGTTCTGGAAGAAGCTTGTCATGAAAAG tattatcTCGAAGAAATTGTCAGTTTGTGGCCAAACTTAAAATCTCTTGGCGATATTGGTCGCATATTAATGGCACGGTATTATTCCTTATCACGTGGTCTGAATCAACCAAAAGCTCGCATTAAAGAAGAAATCGAGTACTGGAAAAATGGTTACAATAAGAG atatGTGTTGCTGGTAGAAGCCGATACACATTCCAGTTTAACATTGCACATTCGTAACGAAGACGGGTACTACAGTCGAAGAAATTGCAATACACGTCCCATAATTATTCCTCCAAATATGCCGGCTCATCTATATGGCCAGATGGTGCAAACGACGCAGGGCACAACAGCATTAAGGAAATTTGGTGACTTGCCACAACTAATGGATATTGTATGTCGTGGTAAGTGTTCAGATGAATCCGAATGTCTTGAACTCAAAGCAGCCATATGGGCCGTTGCTCATGCTTCTACTCATTCGAATGGAATCGAATTTTTCTTAGAATCTGGAACAAG aatttatgaTAAGTTTGTATTTTTGGCAACAAAGTGTGAGGTATATTCAATACGTGCCACATGTTACAATTCTTTGGGTCTCATTGGCAGCACAAATGCTGGAgccaatgttttatttaaattaa ATTGGTTAAGTGTTCGGCATGATCGAAATACTTTATGGCCAGTTCACCAACCAGAAGACTGGATGTTGGGTAATTACACGCCTGTAAGACATCACTATGAAGATATGCCCCCGTATAACTATACCGGCTTAGATGATCAAATTGATGGTTCCTATTACACTGGCAGCTATTGGAATCTGCTTTTAAGTAGCACTAGCACAAACCGTGATGCTGTTGGGGCAGCTAGTGCGAGTTCAGAGGCTCAAGATGCCAATACTACCACCGATAGCATAAAGACATCGGGAGAAGAGGTTAGTGGAGACAATGGTTCACAACCAAATAAATTTAGTTCGCCACGAACTAAACTTGAGAAGACGTCCTCTTCTAAGCAGGTTGGATCAGCAAGTATTGGTGTTGGTGGGACAAGTGTAAGTGGTAGTGTCAGTGCCAGTGGCAGTGTAAATGTTTTACCCGCTTCTATTAAATCGAAAACATTGCCAGAAGGCTCCTACTTGCGTCACGGCAAGCATCAACGTTCTCTGTCTGAGTCCAAAACGACCGATGTAATAAGTCTTTTGAGTTCAACGGGTACAGGTATTGTTCCAGCGTCGAGTGCCGGATTTCACCATACGCATCGAACTCGTTACAACTCATGTACGGATTCAAATACATCTGGTGTAAGTAGTTGTGAATCTGTTACAGGAAGAGCAGCAGCGATGGG GGAGTTTCAACAGTTTCCCTTGAGTCCCATACCAAGTATGTCGAATCTTTTAGAAATTCCGTTGGGTCAATCGTCACTACTTCGGCGTACTTCGCTGGTCGGAACATCGTATTTACAAAATGCCATAAGTCCGGTCGACATAAAAGGATATGCTCAGTTGCGTTCTCTACGTAGACATTGTCGACCAGTTTTATCTGAGTCGGCCGCCGAACTTTACGATATAGTTGATCGCATGGAATTGCTATCATTTGCTTCATTTAGACCACGAAAATCATCATTTGGAGATTCCCAGCGTAAAATAAAGGTGCGAAGTTTAGACCGCCAGACTTCTTTAAGAATGTATGC ACATTTAGATACCGAAGAACTACAGGTACCACTGCCATCTTTAAATGCACCGAAATTTTTATCGCAAAACGACTTAAAAGGACCTTCTTATTCAG GTATAAGCCtgccaaaaaatttattagacATGTTCCCGACTCGCAATCTTTCACGAACATATGTTTCACAAGACATTCAAGATCAAGACCTAATGGACGTTAATTTGCTGACATCTAAACAACAATACCTAAATGATTCCCTCAATAATGAAGGTGGGGATGAATCATCGGTCATATCGTCCATCTCCGATGTGTCGTCGGTTAGCAAGCGAACGAAATGGATAGGAGCCAAACATGGACGCAGTAACTGTCTGCACTGTTGCCGCCTCCGAAAGTCACAGCGCTCACAAAATCAATCCCGTTTGGATGGTGGAGCAGGTGATATGTCTTCATCGACCACGTTATGTGAAATGTATACAAATGCATCCGCGGCATTAGTTGCAGCGGGTATACAGGCCACTGTGGCTTTGGCTAGAAAAGGTGGAGGAACTAACACCGCCGGAGGATCGAGTGGAGTATCTTCGAATAAACTACCTTtgcatcaacatcatcatcagcaacaaTTTAGTAATACTTCATCAATAATGCTATCGGAATTGCAAATTCATTCGCCTGAAAGTATTTTAAGCGAAGAAAGTTTGCCAGATAAATTGATGGCAAATATTCTTTATAACGTTCAACGATTAGCGAACCCTGTCAGTGCTAAACAATCTAAAATGGCATTATTAGAACTAAAACAAAAGCATCCAGCTTCATTTCAAGACATTTGTCTATATTCCGAAGTTTGCCGGACGTTGGGGCGCAGCAGTTACCGAATGAATGCAAGGCGTTTCTTGCAGGAGTTGTTCTTAGATTTGGACTTCGATACGTTCTATAATGAACCCttggaaataataaataaaaaagagagAGAATCGTTCAAAAGTTCTGATAACAAAGAACGGACTATAGGTCCAGACAAGTTGTCTTTGCTAAAGGAAAGAATGAAAAGAGATTTAAATTCCCCTGGTAACCGCCTTGATAACAGTTCGGTAGATTCTCGATCAGAATCAATTCAATCTGCAACAACAGGAAGCAACAATGTGATAGTGATTGGGTCGCAAACGATAAAAACTCACATTAAGTCTCAACCTTTAGCTAGTGTCTATGAAGCGAGTTGTGAAAACTTACTGTTAGATCCGTCACCTCGTCTTAAAAATTCATCAATTTCAGGAAAATCAATAAACTCGaaacaaaattgcaaaaattttaccattgcGCCGCCGCCAGCTGCACCGCCGCCTTTACAGGAATACAATACAGAGCTCAGAATAACATCGGATGACGATGATGAGGATGAAAATGACAATGTCGAGGAAGATGAACTTTCAGGCAATAGCAGTCATTTTCGTTCTTCTCAAAGACAAAAGCAACAAATTTCTGACGAAATTGATGGTACTGTTGTGTGTTCATCATCATCAGTAAATAGTCTTAACCCTGCCTCCTCCTCCAACATAACCCATCCTATACATTCAACCACtgcctttttttctcaaaacaaCTACTTACAGAGCGGAGGAGGTGTCAGTACACCCATCAGCAGCAGTAACTGCAGTGATCAGACAACTACGAGTAACCGTAGCAGTATATGTACTATAAGTCATCATCCTTTAAATACCAATACTAACAACAGCAATAGACATAAATCGACGCCCCTAACTTCACCCTCTCTGTCTAAAACTATAGAGAATGAAAATACCAAATTCCGTAGAGGCCGCTTTTATACACTAGAATTGGATTTAAGTTGCACCAAAAATAAATTCCCCATTACCGATAGAACAAAGGCAAATATAAGTTCCCCTTTTGCTCATAAGTCAGCCACAGAAAAAACTCCAACAGAGCAGACTCCAGCAACTTTGTTGAACACAACATCACCCAGTaagacaataacaacaaatgccTCACTACTAAGGCAGCACTCGTTGGGATCCGACTCCTCATCTAACTACAAACTTCCTATTTCACGTTTGTCATATACGGCTGGCGTAACGCCATTACCGACATCAACAACATTAACAAATACTATTTCCACATCAAGCGACTCAAATAATCCAAAGTATTTAATAACGAAAAGTTTAGCAGCGTCTTTAGCACAGCCTTTTGGAACTTTGTATTGTGAAAAACGTTTGCAATCCTCCAAATCTGAAGCAGTGCTGATGCAGAATCCATCACTTTCTACCTTTGCTTCTGGCATTCTACCATCAACTTCTACGACTTCCACAGTTTATGGTAACATTGGTTCCAGAGAAACTAACCCTCTGTGTGCTGCAGTTAGTAAAACAAGTACAATTTCACGTTCTTCGTCGAGTCATGAGGGCGAAAAACAGCAAAAGCAATCATAA